The Flammeovirgaceae bacterium genome contains a region encoding:
- a CDS encoding DNA-3-methyladenine glycosylase I, which produces MPVKEKKRCAWCLKSEEYINYHDTEWGVPVHDDRKHFEFLILEGAQAGLSWSTILKKREGYRKAFADFDPQKVARYTEKKLEKILLDPGIVRNRLKVFAAVNNAKRFLEVQKEFGSFDAYIWQFVNHKPIVNKWKTLKQVPATTKESDALSKDLINRGFKFVGSTVMYAHMQACGLVNDHLVDCLRYREVQQ; this is translated from the coding sequence ATGCCTGTAAAAGAAAAAAAACGGTGTGCCTGGTGCCTTAAATCCGAAGAATACATCAATTACCACGATACCGAATGGGGGGTACCTGTACATGACGACCGGAAACACTTTGAGTTCCTGATTCTTGAAGGGGCGCAAGCGGGATTAAGCTGGTCAACCATTTTGAAAAAGCGGGAAGGCTACCGAAAGGCTTTTGCTGATTTCGATCCGCAGAAAGTGGCCCGCTATACCGAAAAGAAACTGGAAAAAATTCTGCTTGACCCGGGCATCGTTCGGAACCGGCTCAAAGTATTTGCCGCGGTAAACAATGCCAAACGCTTTCTGGAGGTACAAAAAGAGTTCGGCAGTTTTGATGCCTACATCTGGCAATTTGTTAACCACAAGCCCATCGTAAACAAATGGAAGACATTAAAACAGGTACCGGCAACCACGAAGGAATCGGATGCGCTGAGTAAAGACCTCATTAATCGCGGGTTCAAGTTTGTGGGCAGCACGGTAATGTATGCACACATGCAGGCCTGCGGACTGGTGAACGACCACCTGGTGGATTGTCTTCGTTACCGGGAAGTGCAACAGTAA